The genomic window AGAAAATTGAGGCTGAACGGCTTCAGGATGAACTGGTAGAGCGCCCACGACATCATGGCGCTCACCACCATCACGATGGTGAAAGTCACTCCCATGCCGACGGCGGTGGATTTGCGCTTGGATGTGCCGAAAAAAACGCACAGGCCGAGATACTTGGTGAATACGAAGTTGTTGATGATCATGGCACCGATCAGGATTGAAAAGACATAGCCCGCGTAGAGCTTCTTGACGCTCACCAGGGCGTCCCCCACGGGTTTCCCCTCGGATCGGATTCCGGTGACGGCCAGGACGTGCGGCTGTTTCTGGTTCAAATCCTCATCGAAGACGAGCGTGAGCGTTGTCCGGTCGGCGGAGAGACCGGTGCGGACGATCTTGAGCGGAATATCCGGATCGGTCTTTTCATAGATTCTGAAGTTTGCCGCAGTCGAGGCCCATCCCTCCTCGACGGGGCCGGCAAACGAGACGACGATCTCCCGGGCTCCCTTGAAAGCCGTCTTCTTGATGAACGAATGCTCCGTCTCGCAGCCGCACAACAGGATCAGTCCCAGCAGGGCCGCGGCAATGCCCGGAAAGAAAAGAGAGCGTTTCGGCGTGATCATCGGTTTTTCGCCTTCCTTCGATTGTAGACGAGCTCAACGTAGTTGAAGATGGCCATCATGATCCCCACGCAGAAGAAGCCGGCGGCGGGCAGCGCAAAGAACAGAAGGGGCTGGAAGCCGAGGACGTCGAACCCCAGGAGGGTGCCCTGGCCGAGGAGCTCGCGGACGAACCCTATGCTCACCATGCCGAACATGAAGCCCAGCCCCATGCCCAGCGCGTCCCAGAAGGACGGGCTTACGGCGTTCCTGCAGGCGAATGTCTCGAGCCGCATGGTGATTATGGCGAAAGCGACGATGAGCTTGACGAAGATGCCCATCTGCTTGTATGCCCCCGGCACATAGGCCGCGAGCACCAGGTCGATCACCGTCACCCAG from Syntrophobacter fumaroxidans MPOB includes these protein-coding regions:
- a CDS encoding electron transport complex protein RnfA: MITPKRSLFFPGIAAALLGLILLCGCETEHSFIKKTAFKGAREIVVSFAGPVEEGWASTAANFRIYEKTDPDIPLKIVRTGLSADRTTLTLVFDEDLNQKQPHVLAVTGIRSEGKPVGDALVSVKKLYAGYVFSILIGAMIINNFVFTKYLGLCVFFGTSKRKSTAVGMGVTFTIVMVVSAMMSWALYQFILKPFSLNFLQIVVFIGMVSLSVQAVDTILRKVNPALFKAFGVYLVLVIANCVIIAVPLLLADNEYNALESLALAIGAGVGFFIALFLMSSVRERLELADVPPTFRGLPIAFVLGGLFALAFMGFSGMSIF
- the rsxE gene encoding electron transport complex subunit RsxE, which gives rise to MPATTKTSSQLVLDGILNENPIFRLALSMCPAVGISTTIMNGLLLGVAVLFVQVFSSCTIAAVKNFIHPRIRIPTYTLTIATWVTVIDLVLAAYVPGAYKQMGIFVKLIVAFAIITMRLETFACRNAVSPSFWDALGMGLGFMFGMVSIGFVRELLGQGTLLGFDVLGFQPLLFFALPAAGFFCVGIMMAIFNYVELVYNRRKAKNR